A stretch of DNA from Roseovarius sp. M141:
CTGCGGATACGGCGCCGACGCTGGTGCTGTTCACCCAGTCCAAGCCCGGCTTCGCGGCCTCGCCGCTTGCCCAGCGCGGAGCGCGGGTGATTTCAGTGCCCGACATGCGCTGGGGCCGCCGCGATATCAAAACGGTGCAGCTGCTTTATCCCTCGATGGCCAAGATGATGGCGCAGGAGGCGGGCGTCGACGATGCTTGGCTCGTTCAGGAGGGCAAGGTAACCGAGGGCACGTCTAACAACGCCTATATCGTCAAGAACGGGCGCATCATCACCCGCGCGCTCAGCCAAGACATCCTGCACGGCATCACCCGCGCCGCCGTCCTGCGCTTTGCCAGTGAGGCGCAGATGGAGATCGAAGAGCGCAGCTTTACCCTTGATGAGGCGATGCAGGCGGACGAGGCGTTTTTTACCTCGGCCAGCGCGTTTGTCATGCCCGTGGTCGAAATCGATGGCACTGCACTGGGCGATGGCACGCCCGGCCCGGTCGCGACCCGCCTGCGCGAGGTCTATATCGACGAAAGCCTCAAGCGCGCGGTCTGACAGAGCCGCATCCCCAGCTTTTTCTTGGTCAAAATATCCATTGCGCGCCGCTGCATCCCGGCGTGCCCTCTCAGCCCTTGTCGCCGACATTCTGTGCAAACGACACTTTGAATGCGTCCTGTTGGGCGGCGCTGGCCTCGGTCTGGTGGTTCGCTTTCCATTCGGCCATCGTCATGCCGTAATAGATCTCGCGCGCCTCGTCCTTGCCCATGTCGATGCCGCGCTCGTTGGCGGCCTCCTGGTACCAGCGGCTCAGACAATTGCGGCAGAACCCCGCGAGGTTCATCATGTCGATATTCTGCACATCGGTGCGGTCCTCCATCAGGTGCTTGCGCAACCTGCGGAATGCCGCAGCCTCCAGTTCGATTTGTGTCTGCTCGTCCATGTTCTCACTCCCCCTTAACTGTCATCTGGTAGCACGCGCTTGGCGTAGGCGCCGTCCAGATCGGCCAAATTCACCGACAGGCTGTGCACCTGCGGCAGCGCATCGGTCATGACACGCAGGATCGTCTGCGCCAGATCTGATCTGGTATCGTCATCGCGCCCCGGCAAGAGCAACAATGTCGCATGGGCATAGCTTTGCCCCTGCGTGCCCAGAAGATGCGCGCCCGATTGCAGCGTGCGCAGCTTCAGCGCATCGGGCCTCGGGATCGCCGGATGGGCCGCCAGCGCGTCAAACAGCGCGGCACAGAGTGCCTGCAACGCAAGCGGCGATGCGGCCTCCGGGGAATGTTCTACAACGACATGCGGCATGGCGGTCCTTGTCTACAGCCCCTCGCGGGCCAGCGTTTCGACCAGTATGGACGCAAGGCGCGCGCCCCAGGCGCGTTGCTGCGCCTCGGTCCGGATCAAATCATTGCGCAGCTCGATCAGCACGTTGGGCCGGTGCTCTGCGATGGCGTGCCGCGCGATGGTATCGCCCGGCAGGTGGCCCGTATAGGGCTGATTGTCACCGACGCTCAGATCCGGCTCGGCTCGCAGCCGCGCCAGCAGGGGATGCGCCAGCCGCGTGTCCGTGGAATAGAGCAGCCCCATTTGCCAAGGGCGCGGCGCGTGACCGCGCAGCTGCGGGGTATAGCTGTGGATCGACACGATCACAGGTGCCGCGCGCTGCGCCGCCTGCCGGGCCACCGCATTGTGGTAAGGCCTGTGGCAGCGCATCAGCCGCTCGTCCATATTGATGCCGCTGATACCGCGATTGCCCGGAATGATGGTGCCGTCATAGAGCTGCATGATCAGCGTCGGATCATCTTCGCCGCGATTCGGATCGATCACCAACCGCGAGAACCGCGACAGGATCGCGGGACCGTTCAGCGCAGCAGCCAGCGCGCGGCTGACCCCTTCGGCGCCGGGATCATAGGCGATGTGGCGCGCCATGTCGCCCGGCCCCACACCCAGCGTACCCCCGGCCACGAAATCGGGCACCAGATTGGACGCGTGATCGCACAGCACCACCCAGCGCCCATTGCGCCCGGCCCCGTCCACGACGAATGGCTGGTATGTCATATCGTGTAATCCACCCTGTTTCGCCCCTTGTGTTGCATGAAATGCTGGCATCGCACGCCGGGCGATGTTAGCGATAACTGAAACGACGCCCCTCAGCCCTAGGGAATCCCACATATGAGACGCCATCGCAACGTCAAGATCGTCGCCACGCTCGGCCCCGCCTCGGAAACCTACGACATGATCCGCGCCCTGCACGAGGCCGGCGCCGACGTGTTCCGCCTGAACATGAGCCATGGCGATCACGAGGGGATTCGCGAAAAGCACCGGATCATCCGGCAGGTCGAAAAGGATCTGGACAGCCCGATCTGCATTCTGGCCGACCTTCAGGGCCCCAAGCTGCGCGTCGGCGTCTTTGCCAATGGCGAAGAGGAGTTGATCCCCGGCGCCGCCTTCCGGCTGGATCTGGACGCCGCCGAGGGCGACGCCGCCCGCGTGAACCTGCCCCACCCCGAGATTTTCGCCGCCCTCAAACCCGGCGCGACCCTGCTGGTGAATGATGGCAAGATCCGCCTGACCGTCACCGATTGCGGCAAGGACCACGCCAATTGCGAAGTCATCGTCGGCGGCACCATCAGCAACCGCAAGGGCGTGAACGTGCCGGATGTGGAACTGCCGCTGGCCGCGCTGTCGAAAAAGGACCGCAA
This window harbors:
- a CDS encoding 5-carboxymethyl-2-hydroxymuconate isomerase translates to MPHVVVEHSPEAASPLALQALCAALFDALAAHPAIPRPDALKLRTLQSGAHLLGTQGQSYAHATLLLLPGRDDDTRSDLAQTILRVMTDALPQVHSLSVNLADLDGAYAKRVLPDDS
- a CDS encoding N-formylglutamate amidohydrolase, which produces MTYQPFVVDGAGRNGRWVVLCDHASNLVPDFVAGGTLGVGPGDMARHIAYDPGAEGVSRALAAALNGPAILSRFSRLVIDPNRGEDDPTLIMQLYDGTIIPGNRGISGINMDERLMRCHRPYHNAVARQAAQRAAPVIVSIHSYTPQLRGHAPRPWQMGLLYSTDTRLAHPLLARLRAEPDLSVGDNQPYTGHLPGDTIARHAIAEHRPNVLIELRNDLIRTEAQQRAWGARLASILVETLAREGL
- a CDS encoding DUF1244 domain-containing protein, with protein sequence MDEQTQIELEAAAFRRLRKHLMEDRTDVQNIDMMNLAGFCRNCLSRWYQEAANERGIDMGKDEAREIYYGMTMAEWKANHQTEASAAQQDAFKVSFAQNVGDKG
- a CDS encoding D-amino-acid transaminase, which gives rise to MRTVYVNGDYLPENEAKVSVFDRGFLMSDGVYEVTSVLGGKLIDFEGHVKRLERSLSELDMRAPAAMDDLLTIHREMVSRNDITDGLIYLQVTRGNPGDRDFHYPPADTAPTLVLFTQSKPGFAASPLAQRGARVISVPDMRWGRRDIKTVQLLYPSMAKMMAQEAGVDDAWLVQEGKVTEGTSNNAYIVKNGRIITRALSQDILHGITRAAVLRFASEAQMEIEERSFTLDEAMQADEAFFTSASAFVMPVVEIDGTALGDGTPGPVATRLREVYIDESLKRAV